In Euphorbia lathyris chromosome 9, ddEupLath1.1, whole genome shotgun sequence, the following are encoded in one genomic region:
- the LOC136207324 gene encoding uncharacterized protein yields the protein MSNVHSWDESFFYVKIKEDEPGVSKANRALAETRRMFQEEEARKKNQAANPQPDTGKRPMEMAIDPPLKKRRPNTIGSTKIMADAIKSAKPTEKVVQMAKPDIGGYWSAKFGVQGTFENESLLNDLDEALGQVGEVQKDYDQIPESIHVHKGKSELLSLYARLRTLENGVLQNVANRATIEKLEKEIANDNSTITTANANLASATAALVLRDGEIQNLKAKIASDAKSHEDALGEAEYTAGEHAFFYGEMLMAYFSLAHPEIDFTDPEFAVPEPEDVARFKKMPNAKEYLRNYVRKWMKGTLPDAKPSTTVVMDDLQEMPSKADSEQKGDNEVSLEGGSLTVEKKDPQASIGGEGSTKEDAPIII from the exons atgtccaacgttcatagctgggatgagagtttcttctacgtgaagataaaggaggatGAACC gggtgtgtctaaggcaaatcgtgctcttgcagagacgcgcaggaTGTTTCAAGAAGAGGAAGCCCGCAAGAAGAATCAGGCGGCTAACCCTCAACCTGATACGGGCAAACGCCCTATGGAGATGGctatcgatccgccgctgaagaagaggcggcccaatACTATTGGGAGTACCAAGATAATGGCGGACGCGATTAAATCCGCCAAACCTACTGAGAAAGTGGTTCAG atggcgaagcctgatatcGGTGGATATTGGTCCGCCAAGTTTGGGGTTCAAGGaacttttgagaatgaatctcTCTTGAATGACCTGGACGAAGCTTTAGGACAGGTGGGAGAAGTACAAAAGGATTACGACCAAATCCCCGAATCGATCCACGTCCATAAGGGAAAGTCTGAGCTTCTTTCG CTGTATGCCCGCTTGCGCACTTTGGAGAATGGAGTTCTTCAGAATGTGGCGAATAGGGCGACTattgaaaagttagagaaagagatagcGAATGACAATTCCACTATTACCACCGCCAACGCGAACCTAGCTTCCGCCACAGCTGCTTTAGTTCTCCGAGACGGGGAGATACAGAATCTGAAGGCAAAAATAGCTTCTGATGCTAAAAGCCATGAAGATGCTCTTGGGGAAGCGGAATACACGGCGGGCGAACATGCATTCTTTTAtggagagatgcttatggcgtacttctctttAGCCCATCCTGAaattgatttcacagatcctgaGTTCGCTGTCCCCGAACCGGAAGATGTGGCAAGGTTCAAGAAGATGCCCAATGCCAAGGAGTACCTTCGCAACTATGTGcgaaaatggatgaagggaaccTTGCCGGATGCCAAACCTTCTACCACAGTTGTGATGGATGACCTCCAGGAGATGCCGTCCAAAGCTGATTCTGAACAAAAAGGGGATAATGAAGTATCTCTTGAAGGCGGATCCCTGACTGTGGAGAAGAAAGACCCTCAAGCGAGCATTGGGGGCGAAGGAAGCACAAAAGAAGATGCTCCTATTATCATTTAG
- the LOC136207103 gene encoding pentatricopeptide repeat-containing protein At1g09220, mitochondrial, whose translation MLRLKNCSFIPFTNTITPTAHLKPKTFLFFQYSHIFKHQQEQQEDEKKDKRFLSLLLENPPVHLSIQQFHSQLLTTGFLNHPIRFFNILLRYYSLSDSPHLAFLLYIQFQQLHFQSPLIKPLSFDSFTYTPLINASTNSSRLRIGTLFHSLIIKVGFQFHVYVQTALLNMYLVSGVLGDALLLFDEMPERNSVTWNVMITGLVKWGELEYARSLFDEMPEKNVVSWTGIIDGYVRMNRFSEGLSLFYRMVSCEGISPSEITVLSILPAISNMGESKDCELIHGYVEKRGFNASDIRITNSILDTYAKCGCIVSASRFFEEISVDRKNLVSWTSFISGFAMHGMGKEAVENFERMEKTGLKPNRVTLLSVLNACSHGGLVEEGLKFFDKMVNEYGISPDIKHYGCLVDMLGRTGRLEEAEKLALGIPAEIVNVVIWRTLLGACSFHGNIEIGERVTRKIMEMERGYGGDYVLMYNIFAGVGRFRDAERLRRLMDERNAFKLPGHSLV comes from the coding sequence ATGTTGAGACTAAAAAATTGTTCCTTTATCCCCTTCACAAACACAATTACACCAACTGCTCATCTTAAACCCAAAACATTTCTTTTCTTCCAATATTCTCACATCTTCAAACACCAACAAGAACAACAAGAAGATGAGAAAAAAGATAAacgctttctctctctattacTTGAAAATCCACCAGTCCATTTGTCAATCCAGCAATTCCACTCACAGCTACTCACCACTGGCTTCTTAAACCATCCCATTCGtttcttcaacattttgctcAGATACTATTCTCTTAGTGATTCCCCACATTTAGCCTTCTTGCTCTACATCCAATTCCAACAACTTCACTTTCAGTCCCCATTAATAAAGCCTCTTTCTTTTGATAGCTTTACATACACCCCCCTTATTAATGCCAGCACTAATTCATCTCGCCTCAGAATAGGAACATTGTTCCACAGTCTCATAATCAAAGTGGGTTTTCAATTTCATGTTTATGTGCAAACTGCTCTGTTAAATATGTATTTGGTTAGTGGGGTTTTGGGGGATGCTCTTCtattgtttgatgaaatgcctgaAAGAAATTCTGTTACTTGGAATGTCATGATCACTGGGTTGGTTAAGTGGGGTGAGCTTGAATATGCTCGTTCTCTCTTTGATGAGATGCCAGAGAAAAATGTTGTATCTTGGACTGGGATTATTGATGGGTATGTAAGAATGAATAGGTTTAGTGAAGGTTTGTCTTTGTTTTATAGAATGGTTAGCTGTGAGGGTATCAGTCCAAGTGAGATTACTGTCCTTTCAATTTTACCAGCGATTTCTAATATGGGAGAGTCAAAAGATTGTGAATTGATTCATGGTTATGTGGAGAAAAGAGGATTTAATGCATCTGATATTCGCATTACTAATTCAATTCTAGATACTTATGCAAAATGTGGTTGCATAGTGAGTGCATCAAGATTCTTTGAAGAGATTTCTGTAGATAGGAAGAATTTGGTGTCATGGACATCATTCATTTCCGGGTTTGCAATGCACGGGATGGGAAAGGAAGCGGTGGAGAATTTCGAAAGGATGGAGAAAACCGGTTTAAAGCCGAATCGAGTGACATTGTTGAGTGTTTTGAATGCCTGTAGTCATGGAGGTTTGGTTGAAGAGGGGCTGAAGTTCTTTGATAAGATGGTGAATGAGTATGGGATTTCGCCGGATATTAAGCATTATGGGTGTTTAGTAGATATGCTAGGAAGAACAGGAAGGTTAGAAGAAGCAGAGAAATTGGCATTGGGAATTCCTGCTGAAATTGTTAATGTTGTAATATGGAGAACTCTATTGGGTGCGTGTAGCTTCCATGGTAATATCGAGATAGGTGAGAGAGTGACAAGGAAGATTATGGAGATGGAAAGAGGATATGGAGGAGATTATGTACTCATGTATAACATCTTTGCTGGTGTTGGGAGATTCAGAGATGCTGAAAGGTTGAGAAGACTGATGGATGAGAGAAATGCCTTCAAACTTCCTGGCCATAGTTTGGTCTGA
- the LOC136207102 gene encoding uncharacterized protein, which yields MLQFPCSLPKPNSITLSRFNLSPFNTHPISLPFSHIKPPKNLTPSFKHPLIGYSRQNNTSHSITNSHADQITNDKCIRKNQPQNNFWGAVTLIIGTAVGPGMLGLPAATIRSGSFPSTITISLCWVYVIFSIVLVAELSFAAMEEDGVEEVSFTGLATKSLGTHFGAVVAVVYASLSFSLLIACASGIGSIVSQWFPRMNLVLAHTLFPLAAGIVIVFFPFKVVDTVNRFLCLLMVLSISSLVGIGLSVARTNVLGSFAHSSWSFSSILPAVPVTVLTLGFHVITPFICKMVGNSASEARKAILIGGAVPLMMVLSWNLIVLGLSGVKTTASVNDPISLLLSVNPSALSAVQGFAFSALATSLIGYAVSFPKQLIDTLDLVLTKNEQIGSEHRGSGRVGRVVFTAGHDCGKPGSALFDRSKKFDNLSSSMAGSNSYQRSMVTMLVLGVPILIGSLFPSTFSRALEFAGVYANCFLFGILPPVMAYVQQSRKKLRSSILPGGDMTLLLLFGIAVILAIWH from the exons ATGCTTCAATTTCCTTGCTCCCTTCCTAAACCCAATTCAATTACCCTTTCAAGATTCAATCTTTCCCCCTTCAACACCCATCCCATAAGTCTCCCCTTTTCCCACATTAAACCCCCCAAAAATCTCACGCCATCTTTCAAACACCCCCTCATTGGCTACTCTAGACAAAACAATACTTCACATTCCATAACTAATTCTCATGCTGACCAAATCACCAATGACAAATGTATCAGAAAAAATCAGCCTCAAAACAACTTCTGGGGTGCTGTTACTTTGATTATAGGAACTGCAGTAGGCCCTGGCATGTTAGGTTTGCCTGCTGCAACCATTAGATCAGGCTCATTTCCATCAACCATTACCATTTCTCTTTGTTGGGTTTATGTTATCTTTTCTATTGTTCTTGTTGCTGAACTCAGTTTTGCGGCTATGGAAGAAGATGGTGTTGAAGAGGTCAGTTTTACTGGCCTTGCAACTAAATCATTAGGGACTCATTTTGGTGCTGTAGTGGCTGTAGTTTATGCTAGTTTGAGCTTTTCTCTGTTAATAGCCTGTGCTTCAGGTATTGGTTCAATAGTATCTCAGTGGTTTCCAAGGATGAATCTTGTATTAGCTCATACATTATTTCCACTTGCTGCTGGAATTGTAATTGTATTCTTTCCATTCAAGGTAGTGGATACCGTAAACCGGTTTTTATGTTTGCTCATGGTTTTATCAATAAGTTCACTAGTTGGAATTGGCTTATCTGTTGCTAGAACAAATGTATTGGGTTCTTTTGCTCATTCCTCATGGAGTTTTTCATCAATTTTGCCTGCTGTGCCTGTAACTGTACTCACATTGGGGTTTCATGTTATCACACCTTTTATATGTAAAATGGTGGGCAATTCTGCATCTGAGGCAAGAAAGGCAATCTTGATTGGTGGGGCTGTTCCATTGATGATGGTTTTGTCATGGAATTTGATTGTTTTGGGGCTTTCTGGGGTTAAAACAACTGCTTCTGTAAATGACCCTATCTCCCTCTTGCTTTCTGTCAATCCTTCTGCTCTATCTGCAGTTCAGGGTTTTGCATTTTCTGCTCTGGCTACTAGCTTGATAGGGTATGCTGTTAGCTTTCCGAAACAACTGATTGATACCTTGGATTTGGTACTTACAAAAAATGAACAAATCGGCTCCGAACATCGTGGAAGTGGAAGAGTTGGAAGAGTAGTTTTCACTGCCGGGCATGATTGTGGAAAGCCAGGTAGTGCTTTATTTGACAGATCAAAGAAATTTGATAATCTGTCATCGAGCATGGCTGGGTCGAATTCGTATCAAAGAAGCATGGTAACAATGTTGGTACTTGGTGTTCCCATTCTCATAGGATCTTTGTTTCCCTCAACATTTTCCAGAGCGCTTGAATTTGCAGGAGTTTATGCAAATTGTTTTCTGTTTGGTATACTTCCTCCTGTAATGGCATATGTTCAGCAATCTAGAAAGAAGCTCAG GTCATCCATTCTTCCAGGAGGAGACATGACACTTCTTTTACTGTTTGGAATAGCTGTTATTCTGGCGATTTGGCATTAG